AGACGGATCACGCCGGCAAGAGCCTTGCCTACAAGGCGGACGAAGCGGGCAACGTCTATGAGAAGACCAACCGCCTGAACGAGGTCACCCGCTACAGCTTCGACACGGGCAACCGCCTCACTCGAGTGGACTACCTCAAGGACGGCAGCGCGGAGACCTTCGCCTATGATGCGGCGGGCAATCGCAGCGCCGCGGCCAACGGCGCGGTGAGCTACACTTTCCAGTACGACGTGCTCAACCGGCCCACCGCCAAGCTCGACAGCCGCGGCCGCAGCCTGAGCTTCACCTACGACGCGGCGGGCAACCTCCTCACCAAGACGACGTACCAGGGCAGCACGACGCACTACGTCTACAACGCCGCCAACCGGCTGGTGATGCTCCGCAACCCGGACTACACCCAGGTCGACTACCAGTACGATCCGGCCGGACGGATGCTCTCGCGCGTGACCGCCAACGGCGCGCGCAGCACCTACCAGTACGAGGCCAACGGCACGCTCACGCGAGAGACCCAATACGACGCGGCCAACACCCTGGTCTCCGACACCACCTACACGCGCGACCGGGTGGGCCATATCCTCACCCGGACCGACGGCGCGGGCACGACGACCTACGCCTACGATGCCCTCTACCGCCTGAAAACGGCTGACTACCCGGGTGCGACGAACGACGAGGCGTTTACCTACGACGCGGTCGGCAACCGGCTCACGCACACCAGGGGCAGCCTCGCGCCGAACGCAAACACGCGCTACTACGGCTACACGGCGGGCACCAACCGGCTGCTGGATATCCGCATCGGCGGCACGAGCGGCACCGTCGAATCCAGCTTTGTGCATGACCACGAAGGGCGGCTCACGAGTCAGACCGGGGCCGGCGCGAAAGCGCTGACGTGGGATGCCAAGGGCCGGCTGAAGACGGCAGGAGCGGAGTCCTACACCTACGATCCGATGGACTATCGGATCGGGCGCAGCGGCGGGGGCCTCGGCAGCCGCAGCTATTTCCTCGAAGGCGAGCACCTGGAATCGGTCGAACGCGGCGGCGAACTGGTCGAGCGCTACTTCCGGGGCGCCGGCACTGACGAACTGGTGGCCGGTTTCCTCAAGGACGGCGAAGGCAAGACGAAGCCCTATCTCTTTCACCACGACGCGCTCACCAACACCACGGCGGTGACGGGGCACAACGGCGGCACGATCCAGCACCTCGCTTATGGGGCCTTCGGCAACGTGCTCACGAACTCAGGGAGCAGTCCGAACCGGTTGAAATACAGCGGGCGCGAGGATGACGGCAATGGGTGCTACTACTATCGCGCACGGTACTATTGTCTGGGCATCGACCGGTTCATCTCCGAAGACCCGCTCGGATTCGCGGCGGGGGATGTCAATTTCTATACCTACGTGGGCAACAACCCCACAAATCGTAACGATCCTTCCGGACACGCTGCCAACGTTATAGTTGGAGCAATTTATGGCGGAATTGCGGGCTTAGTGGGTGGTGGAATCAGTGGATATGCCGCAAATGGTAGCGCGCTTGACGCTGCAATGGGTGCGGGGCTTGGGTTGTTTGCTGGTGCTGCGACAGGGGCTGCTGCACCTTGGTTATCTCATGAGGCAGGCGTGTTGGCTGCTGCTGCGGGTGTTGCTCGTAGTGTAGGTACTGTTGGCGCTGCCATGGTAATTGGCGGAGCATCCAGTGCAGGAGGTCAGTTCTCTGGTAATGTCGTCACGGGACAATCGATTGGTACTAATTTTAGCTGGGGTGCGGTAGGCGGTTCGGCAGTCGCTGCGCCGTTCTCTGTCTTACCTGCAAGTATTGTAGGCAATATGGCCGCTACTGCAGTAGGCACCAGCGTGACGTGGGGGTCTCGATCATTAACCATCGCAAATCCTGCGGTGCAACACACTGGAAGTACCTTTCGAGCTCTGACAGAAGGAACCATTGGAGGTGTTTTTGAAGCCAGTGGCCAAACTCTTGAGAGCATGTTCTTCCCGGCAGTGCCTGTCGGAGGAAGTTCTGCGAGCAACAGCTTGCCCGTTCAAAGTATTCAGCAATTGAATACTCCGGGAAGCTCAACCTTTGGCCATCTGCTTTATCCGAACAACTCTAATACAAGTTTCATACAAAAGGTATTTGGTAAGTGAGCTTCATTCAGAGGCATTTTATCGAATGACAAATCCTAGAGAGAATTGCCCGCTTCCGCTGGCAGAGAGGATGCGAATTGCGTCGGCTTGGGTATTGTGGTGGGCGATGTTGTCATCATTTTCTTTGGTAAGTGCTTTTCTTGTCGGTATAACGATTTTTTACTTAGTAGGTGGGTTGGACTTGCTATCTGCTGTATGGCACAGGAAGGAAGAAGGAAACTTTCTCTGGGTGATTGCAGCGAGCGCAGCAGGTGTGCCGGCTGGTGCCATATTCGGGGTTAGTTTGTGGGCAAGCTTGATGCGCAGGACGCACTGGATTGATGCAGATCGAGTGAAGCGGATGAGCGGATTTTGAAGGGTCGCCTTCTTGGGAAGCCGCATGTACTCAGATGCATTCGCCTACTCCGAGAACGGCCACGCGATGAGTCAGACCAACGGTTTGGGCGAAGGCGAGTTCCTCGACTACGACCTCTTCCGCCGCAGCACGCGGGTGACCGATCCGCGCGGCGGCGTGCGCCAGTACGACTACGATGAGAACGGCCGGATGACCAAGCAAGGTGTTTCTCATCGTCGACAACCTCGAGGTCCATCACAGCAAGCCGGTCAAGGTTTGGGTAGCCGAGCGCACTGACAGAATCGAACTCGTCTATCTGCCCGAATACTCGCCCGAAGCCAATCCTGATGCATACCTCAACCGCGACTTGAAGACGAACCTACGGCAGGAGCCGGTGGCCCGAACAACCGATCAAGCTTGCCACCGGCTTCATGCGCCAGTTGCAGGCCGTCCCCGGGGCGAGTCGTTTCCTACTTCAAGCACCCGGCCGTCTCGTATGCCCATATTTCCTAATTGATTGCCTGCTTAACTGTTGCAAAATGATGATAATTTAAGGACTCCCTCGCCATGAGTGCAGCGATTCGATTCCGATCTGGACGAGGAATCGCTGATTGCTTGCCTCTCCAAAGGGAGTGGCGAAAGGAGCGAAATGACAAGCTCGACAGGTACTTACGGGCGATCCGGCGCGGCGAAACGAGTGAAATGAGCTTGCGCGCTGCTATGCGGGCCGGTACACCCGGGTCGGCGTGCCCGGCGTATCGGCAGGCCGCTTGATCATCTGCACGCTGATCTTGGGCGGCGTGCTGGCCAGCAGATGATCCAAGCTGGCATCGATCCGCGCCTTCGGCACCTTGCCCTTGAAGCATTCCGTGCTGATCTGGCTGCGCGTGGCCTGACCGCGTTTCCGCAGGAAAACCAGCACGCGGTTCGACAGTTCCAGCACCTGCGCGAGCTTGGCTTCCTCGGCGGCGCTGACGAACACGAACCGCACGGACGCCGTCGCGTGGCGAATCCATGCCATCGCCGCATCAATGTGCTGAGCATCGATCCGGGTTTGCAGGTCAGTCACCGCCATCAGCATCGCCAGCCGGAGGAGCATCGGGGCGCGGCGTTCCAGCAAGGCACCGACGACGCCGTCACTGAGATCGTCGTTCAACTCTCCCCGGTAGAGTTGGGCGTAGTGCCACTGCGCCTGCGGCGACAGTTCCATCCGCAGGTGCTCACATTCACCGTGCTGGTCGGCGCCGACGAACTCCAGGACGTCGAGCGTCCTGCGCGCCAGATGCTCGACCACGACTTGCGGCGTTTCCTTCGGGAACGGCAGCATCCGCGACCGCTCGGCCCAGATCATCAGGAAGCGATTGGCGAAGCCGTTGGTAAGTTCCCGGGCGCTCATCAGGCCCGTCAATTCGCTGGGCGAGATCGCACCGCTCAAGCAAACATGCGGCTGGCTGGCGTAGAGCCGGTTCGACTTGGTGGCGGGCTTGAGATCGATGCCGTCCCAACAGTCGCGCAGCGCCGCCGATAGGGTATTGCCATCGCGTCGCCCTTGGTGCAATACGTTGGCGAACTCGGATTCGACTACCCACAGCCGCTTGTCCTCAATGGCGGGCACGTCTTGCCGACCTTGCCGGTAGCCGTCGTGCATCAACGCCACCAGTCCTTCGCGGCTGGAAAGACCGCCACGATGAACCTGAGGCGCGAAGGCTTCGTCCATCTCGCGCAGCGCCTGATTGATGCGCAGCACCAGCGAAACCGCATCGCCCTTGCGACCACGGCCCGAACGCCCGATGTGCAGGCAGAACAGCCGCGCATGGTGCCGGGTGTTGCCAATGGGCAGGTACGCGCCACGCCCGACTGCGCAGGATAAGTAGGCCATGAAGTTGGCTGCGATGGCGACAGCGTTGGTCTCCGTGCCTTCGCTGCCCACGCGGGCCACACCGCCGATCAAGCCGTGGAGGCAGGCGAGGTCGGCCTGCGGCACATTGCGGTGCGCAACCATCGCTGCCTCGTCGCGGTCATCGTCGGGCGGCGATGTGGTGTGTGATGACGCAGTGGCATCGGCGGTCCGGCGCATTCATTTACCGTCCAGCGCCACGGTCTGGATGGTGTTCTCGAACTCGGCCAGCACGTCAGGCTGGCGCTGCGACAGGAAGCGGAACACCGTCTTGTTGTCGATTAGCTTGCCGAGATAGCCACGGGCCAGCACGAGGATCAGCACATCTTGGCCGTAGGACTTCTCGACCAGTTTCAGTTGCCCCTGGATGCTGCCCATTTCGCGCTCCATCCTTGCCATCTGTTCGGCGGTGATGCCCCGCATCTTCCGAGGCTTGGTTTCGCCAACCAGCAGGTGCGGCGGCGTGGCCGCGAGCAAGGCTGTAGCGTAGGTGACCGTCATGTTGTTGGCCGTCAGCATCAGTTCCACGCACTCGACCTGCCGGATGGGTTTGAGCTTGCGTAGTACCGAGCCGAGGTTGGCGGCGAAGTGCTGATCCTTCAGCATCTCGACCACCTCCGGGCAGATGCCGTCGAGCAGGCTTACCTTCTTGTAGATCTGGCTGATGTCCACGTTGAGCGCCTTGGCCAGCCGCTCGGGTGTGACGCCACTCTCTACCGCGCGCCGGAGCATGTGGTGCTCCTGAATGGACGGGATGCGATTGATCCGGTTATTGTAAGTGTAGCTTTCGTCGTCGGTGGAGACGAGGCATGGCGCGTCGGTGAATTCCAGTTGCTGCAACGCCAGCAGGCGCATGTGGCCGTCGAGCAGGATGTGTTGCCCGGCCTTGTCGGCCTTGCCCACGCTCAAGGGCTCGATCAGGCCGATCTCTTGAATCGAGGCCACGATCTGCTTGAACTTCCGCGAGGCTAGGATGCCTTCGGGCGACTTGCGCGACGGCAGGATGCGATCCAGCGGGAGCGTCAGTGGATCGGGAACGAACCCCAGCGTAGTCTGGCTCATTCCGCATGGCCTCCGGCCCAGACACGCTCGGCCAGTTGCTTTGGCAAGGTGTCCAGCCCTTCGGCGCGCAACAGGTTGGAGAAGTGCTCGTCGGCCAGCAACTGGCGCAACGCCTCGATCACGAACAGCAGGCGTTGCTGGGTGAACTCGGCCTTGCGGATCATCAACCGCTGCCGCTCGACCTCATGCTGGTAGTTGCGCACAAGGCTGGACGTGGTGACGAGCACGCCCTTGCGCGCGGGCCGGTGGGCGATGGATTTGCCCAAGGTGCTGCGGCGCTGGAGGATGCGGCGCACCTGCATTAATTGCCCGCCGCGCAGCTTGCCGGATTCGTAGGCGTCTTGCAGCGCCGTCTGCACGGCTTTCTCATTGCTCGCGCCCGCGATGGTGATGGCGACGTTGAGCGGCACACGACCGCCTTCGACCGCGATCAGCAGGCGCTCCTCGCCTTTCTCCAGCAGGAGCAGGATGCCCTTGACGTAGTCAAGACTGAGGCCGGTCTTCTGGGCGATGACGCGCTTGTCGTAGCCCAACTGGTTCAGCTGCTCAATGCCCGCGAGCAGTTCCAGCGGACGGTAGGCCCGACGCGCGATATTCTCGGTCAGGCTCATGATGAAGGCGTCTTCGTCGTTGACCTTCACCACCAGCGCCGGGATCTCCTTCTCACCGAGCGACCTGAACGCCTTAAGCCTGCCTTCGCCGCAGATCAGCAGGAAGCGTTTGCCGCCCTCCAGATTGTCTCGCGGCGTGACCGTGACCGGCTTTTTCAGGCCGAGGCTCTTGATGTTGCCGACGATCTCCTCGAACACGCGGCCATTGCGGTCGCGCGGGTTGAGCACGGCGATCTGATCGACCGGAATCATTTGCAGGTCGGTGGCGTGGTGTGGCTTGGCCATGCGGCCCTCCGGATGCGGCTGCGCTCAGCCATGCCATATAGGTAGTTCAGGCTGTCGAAGCGGTAGCTCTCGAATTCGAGGCCGTTGTGATCGGCCAGATGGATACCCGACTGGCCAAAATCCAGACGCGGCAGCAAGTAGTAGTCCAGAGGCGATTGGTTCGTTTCGTCAAGTCGGACAGCGATCGTGATGTCGGGCGTTAGGCTGGTGTCGAAGCGCACCTTCCAGCGGCGGCGGTCGTTGTCGAGCAGTTGGCAGCGCGAGAGCACCAGCGACACCGTGAACTCGCGGTTGACCGTGAGCAGGTCGGTGGCCGGATCGCGCACGACCGCGCCGCCGACCTCGGCGATCATCCGTTCAGCCTGGCCGACGATCTCCGGGTGCAGGCGGCGCAGGAACCGGTTGACCTCCAGATACTGGTAGTCCCGATCCGGCGTGAAACCGACCGTCTGGTAGGCGCGGATCAGGCTGCCGAAGCGGTGCGCGTAGGCCGCCGCCGAGGGCATCCCTTCGGCCTCGTCGATGATCAGGCCCGACAGGTAGCCATGCTGCTGGAACAGGCGGCGCAGCTTTTCGACCAGTTCTTCGTTACTGAAACGGTGGGCGCGTTCGCGCAGGATGCCCTGCGCCGTGTAGAACAAATCGGGGGGTACGATGCCCTCGAACGCGCCTTCCTTCTTGATCCACATCTCTGGACGGTTTACGATACGTACCTTCTTGAGCTTGAAAGAACGGCGATTGTAGACATTGTTGCCGATGTATTTCTCATTCGACAACACCTCGCGCACCGTGGCCCGCGTCCAGTCGCGTCCAAGGTCGGTCTGAATGTCCTTGGCGTTGAGCCGGTCAGCGATTTCCGACTCGAACAAGCCGTCCTCGACGAACCAGCGATAGATTTGGTTCACGATCGCAACTTCCTCGCCAGGGCCGGGTTGTAGGATCACGCGATCGGTTTGCAGGCTCTTGTGCTCGCCGCGCGAGAGCTGCCCCTTCACAGAGCCGGATTGGTCGATCAATACCCGCCGCAATCCATAGCCCGCGGGTCCTCCTTGACGGAAGCCGAGTTCGATCAAACGGCACTGGCCCGCGAACACCTTCGCCGACAGCTCGCGGCTGTATTCGCCCGCCATCGCCCGCTTGACGCCCTTGACGATTGTGGACATAGGCGAGCCGTCGTTCTCGAACTGCTCGGCGCAGTAGGCGACCTGAATCCCGGCCCGGCGGCAAATGTATTCGTAATAGGCGCTCTCGTCGGCATCCTGAAACCGACCCCAGCGGCTCACATCGTAGACGAGGATGATCTGGAAATCGGCCTTGCCGGACTGCACGTCGGCGATCAGTTGCTGGAGCGCCTGCCTGCCGTCGATGCGCAGGCCGCTCTTGCCTTCGTCTGCATAGGTGCGGACGATCTCGAGGTTGCGCCGGGCGGCATATTCGCGGATTTTGTCGCCCTGATTCTCCATCGAGTATTGCTGGTGCTCGGTAGACATGCGCACGTACTGCGCCGCGCGGGACACCGGCCCCGATCCTGTCGGGCTTGGAGGCGATTCGTTTGATTGCATAAACCCGGTCACTTTGTAGTTGACGTTCTCGGGTCTGCCGCTCCCTTCAATGAACACGCAGCCGCCGAACGGCAGTTGCGCACACGGTTGGAATCGTTGCGCAGGATGTTCGAGAACCCGTTTGGAAGCGAAGTTACGGGCATCTCGACGAGGCTTCGATCAAGTCCTCTCTTGACACGTCCATCTTGCGCGGACACGTCACGCGCACGAGCGTGATCTCGACGATCAACGAATCGCCGTTTTCGCTCGAAAATGCCGGGTGCCGCGTGATGCGGTACAGGCCCGATGGCAGATCGCACACATCCATCTTTGCAAGATCGCCGTTTCGGTCCTGATCGCGCGACCGCTGCTGCGCGCGGTTGCGATGTTCGTACTCGGGGCGGATGGCGCGGTAGTCGCGCCAGTAGTCGGGATTGCGCTGCGACCACGCCTGCTGGGCGGCGCGCTGGTTGATCCGGTAGTCCGGGTCGGACTGGAGCTTGGCCCGTTGCCACTGGCGCTTACGGGCGCGCTGGCAGTCGGGCGCGGAGCAGAAGACTTGGTTCGGAACTTGGGGGCGTGGCGCGAAGGGTTTGCCGCAACAAGCGCAGCGCTGGGTCATCATTGGGGTCTCCATGCAAAATCCGCATGGAAGCCGCGACCGCCCGCGGTGATGGACGCGAGGTTGCTGCGTCTACGAGATGGCCGTCATCGCGCAGCCCGGTTCAACGCTGGTTTCAAGGCCAACCGCGGCCGACCCACGATGGCGGCCAACGGTTCGGGAGCGAGTTCATCCTTCTTGACGAACGATTGCCACAACGCCTGCCGCGACACATCGTGCGCGAACGCGTCCGTGAAGCCGACCGGTAGTTCGGCAGCTTGAGTTTCTAACCACGTTCTAAAGGAGCACTTACGATGAAAGCGATGCCGAACTGAGATGACGAGGCGTGGCCGTCCCAAGGGGCCAGGCGTCCTTTGCGGTGAATCAGAAATCGAGGTCGACCCAGATGGCGGCGTGATCGGAACCCGGTCTTCCTCGTTAGGGATCAGCCTCGGAGTAGGCTCGGCAAGCACAGATCACGTCACCCGCGAAGGCAGCGCTACCACTTCAGCACCGGCTTTGAGCGTGTCCAGGTAGTCCGCCCACCGTTGCATCATCACCCTGCGCTCCTTCAAGAACTTGGTGCGGTTGTAGGCTTCCCCGAGGGCATCCGGCACGCGATGCGCGAGCTGGTGTTCAATCACGTCACGGTCGACGCCGAGTTCTTCGTGGAGGATGGTGCGCGCCATCGCCCGGAAACCGTGGCCAGTGATTTCAGTTTTGGTGTCGTAGCCCATCCGGCGCAGCGCGGCATTGACCGCGGCATCAGACATGGGCTTCTTCGGATCTCGGCCGGCGAACACATGCTGCCGCTCGCCAGTGAGTGGCTGCAGATCGCGTAGGATCGCCGCGGCCTGCCTCGAGAGCGGGACGATGTGTTCGCGCCGTCGCTTCATTCGCTCGGCAGGGATACGCCATTCGGCCCGCTCGAAGTCGATTTCCGCCCACTGCGCCCCCCGTAGCTCACCGGGACGAACGAAAACCAGCGGTGCCAGGCACAGCGCCGATTGAACAACGAGCGTGCCCTTGAACCCATCAATCGCCCTCAGCAGCGCCCCCACCTCTGCCACACTAGTGATCGCCGCGAAGTGTTTGGACTTGGGCTTCTTAAGCACCCCCCGAAGGTCTGCTGTCGGGTCACGCTCTGCGCGCCCGGTTGCGACCGCGTAGCGCATGGCCTGCCCGATGTTCTGCTTCGCCCGGTAAGCGGTATCTGCCGCACCTCTGTCCGCGATTCGCTGGCAGCAGGTCAGCACGTCCATTGGCTTGATACTGGCGACCGGCGTCTTTCCCAGCCACGGGAAGACGTCTTTCTGGAAACGCTGCATGATCTTGTCGGCGTGCGCTGGTGACGGACTCTGAGGCGGATGCCGTTCGACCGCGTACGTTTCCAGCCTGGGAGACCGGTCGGCTTGAAGACGTAACGAGAAGATTGCGGGGTCGCGGCCTCGAGCAAACTGTCAATCCGTCGTAGTGTGCAGGGTGTTGGATCGAGTCGAATGCGAATACGCAGGTGTGCCAACCATAGGTTCACTGCTCGTTTCCGACCGCAGCCAATACGCTCCTAACAAAGGATTTCGCGTCATAGGGTGTACCCACATTCCACCCCAATCGGATGATGATCATGTCGCGGGATGGAACGACCGTGACGGATTGCCCCCAATGTCCCCGCATGTGGTAGGCATCTTCGGGGAGGCCGAGGTCCTGTCCATAAACTGCACCATCGACATCATCGAGATATCCCCACGTCTGCCAACCATAGCGGTGCTCGCCAGCACGGTGTTTGGGCAGACTTTCGTCGATCCAGTGCGATGGCAGGATTTGCTCACCGGAAGGAGGCCACTTTCCGAGATGGAGCATCAGCATACCGAGACGCGCCCAGTCGCGGGGGGTCGCGTAGAGATAACTGCTTCCGACGTAGGTTCCAGCAGCGTCGGCCTCCAGACGCGCGCTGTATGCGCCGATTCGATGAAAAAGGGAGCGGTACGGGAACTGGCAATAGTCCTGAAATGAGCCGGTC
This DNA window, taken from Thauera sp. K11, encodes the following:
- a CDS encoding RHS repeat domain-containing protein produces the protein MSQTNGLGEGEFLDYDLFRRSTRVTDPRGGVRQYDYDENGRMTKQGVSHRRQPRGPSQQAGQGLGSRAH
- a CDS encoding YfjI family protein, which translates into the protein MRRTADATASSHTTSPPDDDRDEAAMVAHRNVPQADLACLHGLIGGVARVGSEGTETNAVAIAANFMAYLSCAVGRGAYLPIGNTRHHARLFCLHIGRSGRGRKGDAVSLVLRINQALREMDEAFAPQVHRGGLSSREGLVALMHDGYRQGRQDVPAIEDKRLWVVESEFANVLHQGRRDGNTLSAALRDCWDGIDLKPATKSNRLYASQPHVCLSGAISPSELTGLMSARELTNGFANRFLMIWAERSRMLPFPKETPQVVVEHLARRTLDVLEFVGADQHGECEHLRMELSPQAQWHYAQLYRGELNDDLSDGVVGALLERRAPMLLRLAMLMAVTDLQTRIDAQHIDAAMAWIRHATASVRFVFVSAAEEAKLAQVLELSNRVLVFLRKRGQATRSQISTECFKGKVPKARIDASLDHLLASTPPKISVQMIKRPADTPGTPTRVYRPA
- a CDS encoding plasmid partitioning protein RepB C-terminal domain-containing protein, which codes for MSQTTLGFVPDPLTLPLDRILPSRKSPEGILASRKFKQIVASIQEIGLIEPLSVGKADKAGQHILLDGHMRLLALQQLEFTDAPCLVSTDDESYTYNNRINRIPSIQEHHMLRRAVESGVTPERLAKALNVDISQIYKKVSLLDGICPEVVEMLKDQHFAANLGSVLRKLKPIRQVECVELMLTANNMTVTYATALLAATPPHLLVGETKPRKMRGITAEQMARMEREMGSIQGQLKLVEKSYGQDVLILVLARGYLGKLIDNKTVFRFLSQRQPDVLAEFENTIQTVALDGK
- a CDS encoding plasmid partitioning protein RepB C-terminal domain-containing protein, yielding MAKPHHATDLQMIPVDQIAVLNPRDRNGRVFEEIVGNIKSLGLKKPVTVTPRDNLEGGKRFLLICGEGRLKAFRSLGEKEIPALVVKVNDEDAFIMSLTENIARRAYRPLELLAGIEQLNQLGYDKRVIAQKTGLSLDYVKGILLLLEKGEERLLIAVEGGRVPLNVAITIAGASNEKAVQTALQDAYESGKLRGGQLMQVRRILQRRSTLGKSIAHRPARKGVLVTTSSLVRNYQHEVERQRLMIRKAEFTQQRLLFVIEALRQLLADEHFSNLLRAEGLDTLPKQLAERVWAGGHAE
- a CDS encoding recombinase family protein; protein product: MQSNESPPSPTGSGPVSRAAQYVRMSTEHQQYSMENQGDKIREYAARRNLEIVRTYADEGKSGLRIDGRQALQQLIADVQSGKADFQIILVYDVSRWGRFQDADESAYYEYICRRAGIQVAYCAEQFENDGSPMSTIVKGVKRAMAGEYSRELSAKVFAGQCRLIELGFRQGGPAGYGLRRVLIDQSGSVKGQLSRGEHKSLQTDRVILQPGPGEEVAIVNQIYRWFVEDGLFESEIADRLNAKDIQTDLGRDWTRATVREVLSNEKYIGNNVYNRRSFKLKKVRIVNRPEMWIKKEGAFEGIVPPDLFYTAQGILRERAHRFSNEELVEKLRRLFQQHGYLSGLIIDEAEGMPSAAAYAHRFGSLIRAYQTVGFTPDRDYQYLEVNRFLRRLHPEIVGQAERMIAEVGGAVVRDPATDLLTVNREFTVSLVLSRCQLLDNDRRRWKVRFDTSLTPDITIAVRLDETNQSPLDYYLLPRLDFGQSGIHLADHNGLEFESYRFDSLNYLYGMAERSRIRRAAWPSHTTPPTCK
- a CDS encoding tyrosine-type recombinase/integrase; translation: MFSLRLQADRSPRLETYAVERHPPQSPSPAHADKIMQRFQKDVFPWLGKTPVASIKPMDVLTCCQRIADRGAADTAYRAKQNIGQAMRYAVATGRAERDPTADLRGVLKKPKSKHFAAITSVAEVGALLRAIDGFKGTLVVQSALCLAPLVFVRPGELRGAQWAEIDFERAEWRIPAERMKRRREHIVPLSRQAAAILRDLQPLTGERQHVFAGRDPKKPMSDAAVNAALRRMGYDTKTEITGHGFRAMARTILHEELGVDRDVIEHQLAHRVPDALGEAYNRTKFLKERRVMMQRWADYLDTLKAGAEVVALPSRVT